The following proteins are encoded in a genomic region of Methanoculleus bourgensis MS2:
- the larC gene encoding nickel pincer cofactor biosynthesis protein LarC, producing the protein MNILLFDPFNGAAGDMVIGSLLDLGADEEAVRAAMRSVVGEPTIERVDRSGIRAVQVRAHAPVHHRTLDEVLDRVAGSDAPAPAREMARRVFFRIHRAEEGIHGAGAHFHEVGADDAIADVVGACTALHSLDVDGVAVLPVALGRGFAVGAHGTFPIPAPATVAILAASGLQTVPGDEDRELCTPTGAALLAEFATVRLADLGPRTIRAVGYGAGSRNPPGRPNVLRSMLLAVEEQAVGDRVDILETNVDDVTGEALAYTLARLIEEGARDASAIPAVMKKGRSGHLVRVVSPPDATDRLTGVMARELGTLGIRCIPMVHRFVAERTVEPVTVTLRGREWTIDVKCGWAGGKISSFKPEYDQTAACARELGVPLREVAGAVEAVARRLFIERGVLEP; encoded by the coding sequence ATGAACATACTTCTCTTCGACCCGTTCAACGGGGCTGCAGGCGACATGGTCATCGGTTCTCTCCTTGATCTGGGGGCGGACGAGGAGGCTGTCAGGGCAGCCATGCGTTCAGTCGTCGGCGAACCGACAATAGAACGGGTAGACCGCTCCGGCATCCGGGCCGTCCAGGTGAGGGCGCATGCCCCGGTGCACCACCGCACTCTCGATGAGGTGCTCGACCGGGTGGCCGGAAGCGACGCCCCCGCCCCCGCACGGGAGATGGCCCGCCGGGTTTTTTTCAGGATCCACCGGGCAGAGGAGGGCATCCACGGGGCCGGGGCGCATTTCCACGAGGTGGGGGCCGACGACGCCATCGCCGACGTGGTCGGAGCCTGCACCGCCCTCCACTCCCTGGACGTCGATGGGGTGGCGGTCCTCCCGGTGGCGCTCGGGAGGGGGTTTGCGGTCGGGGCTCACGGGACGTTCCCCATCCCTGCCCCGGCGACTGTGGCGATCCTTGCCGCATCTGGGCTGCAGACGGTTCCCGGGGATGAGGATCGGGAACTCTGCACCCCGACCGGGGCCGCGCTCCTTGCCGAGTTTGCGACGGTCAGGCTGGCGGACCTCGGTCCTCGCACGATCAGGGCGGTCGGTTACGGGGCAGGGAGCAGGAACCCGCCCGGAAGACCAAACGTCCTCCGATCGATGCTTCTTGCCGTTGAGGAGCAGGCCGTCGGCGACCGGGTCGATATCCTGGAGACGAACGTGGACGATGTGACCGGGGAAGCCCTCGCCTACACGCTTGCCCGCCTGATAGAGGAGGGGGCACGGGACGCAAGCGCCATTCCCGCGGTGATGAAGAAGGGGCGGAGCGGCCATCTTGTCAGGGTGGTCTCCCCCCCTGATGCGACCGACCGCCTCACCGGGGTGATGGCCCGGGAACTCGGGACGCTTGGTATACGGTGCATACCGATGGTCCACCGGTTTGTCGCCGAACGGACGGTTGAACCGGTCACGGTGACGCTCCGGGGCCGGGAGTGGACGATCGACGTGAAGTGCGGTTGGGCTGGAGGGAAGATCTCCTCCTTCAAGCCGGAGTACGACCAGACAGCGGCGTGCGCACGGGAACTCGGGGTTCCGCTCCGGGAGGTTGCCGGCGCCGTCGAAGCGGTCGCACGCCGCCTGTTCATCGAGCGGGGTGTGCTGGAACCTTGA
- a CDS encoding sulfurtransferase TusA family protein, with product MIRERHGTPTPDTREMGPDAMRFSIRTVRWMYADKVVNCIGACQAPMLTIDVEMKVLESGQVMQVMTDDPDLAERVRAWADENGHMIEEEHVVAGVTTLIMRKEAAAGAEAK from the coding sequence ATGATCCGGGAGCGCCATGGCACCCCGACTCCCGACACGCGGGAGATGGGCCCGGACGCCATGAGGTTCTCCATCAGGACGGTGAGATGGATGTACGCGGATAAGGTTGTAAACTGCATCGGCGCATGCCAGGCGCCCATGCTGACGATCGATGTGGAGATGAAGGTGCTCGAGAGTGGGCAGGTCATGCAGGTGATGACCGACGACCCGGACCTCGCAGAGAGGGTCAGGGCCTGGGCCGACGAGAACGGGCACATGATCGAGGAAGAGCACGTCGTCGCGGGCGTGACCACGCTCATCATGCGAAAAGAGGCGGCGGCGGGAGCGGAGGCGAAGTGA
- the nifU gene encoding Fe-S cluster assembly scaffold protein NifU translates to MTDQIGYSQKVMEHFMNPHNVGVIENPDGYGKVGNPVCGDLMEIFIRVRENVIEDIRFRTFGCGSAIATSSMVTDLAKGKTLEEALQITRDDVATELEGLPPRKMHCSNLAADALHAAIRDYLEKEKKA, encoded by the coding sequence ATGACAGACCAGATCGGATACAGCCAGAAGGTGATGGAGCACTTCATGAACCCGCACAACGTCGGGGTGATCGAGAACCCGGACGGTTACGGCAAAGTCGGCAACCCCGTCTGCGGAGACCTCATGGAGATCTTCATCAGGGTCAGGGAGAACGTCATCGAGGATATCAGGTTCCGGACGTTCGGGTGCGGGTCGGCGATAGCCACGAGCAGCATGGTGACCGACCTCGCCAAGGGAAAGACGCTTGAGGAGGCGCTGCAGATCACCCGTGACGACGTGGCGACCGAACTCGAGGGGCTGCCGCCCCGAAAGATGCACTGCTCAAACCTCGCGGCGGACGCGCTCCACGCGGCGATACGGGATTACCTGGAAAAAGAAAAGAAGGCGTGA
- the aspS gene encoding aspartate--tRNA(Asn) ligase — translation MRLPIRAVTPESESAEIIGWVHEVRDLGGLTFFLIRDRTGIIQVTIPKKKVPAEIVEAARDVSRESVVRVQGKVKAIAKAPGGREIVPEELEIISVAESPLPLDVAEKVPAEMDTRIDSRFLDVRKPRVRAIFAIRSTVTCAATEFLHSRGYINITTPKIVAAATEGGTELFPIAYFEKEAFMNQSPQLYKQMMMAAGFEKVFEIGPIFRAEEHNTVRHLNEATSLDVEASFADHNDVMELLEDLIVYVYEAVAKTCGEHLAELDVDLAVPKKPFPRIPYAEAIEIANATIEEKLAFGDDLSPAAERAIGNEIGQHYFVVDWPTDIRPYYAMPYPDRPEFCKAFDLMHPRMELSSGAQRIHDHDLLVERIRAKGLAPEAFEFYLKAFRYGMPPHAGWGLGIERLVMTMLGLGNIREAVLFPRDRHRLTP, via the coding sequence ATGCGTCTACCAATACGGGCCGTAACCCCGGAATCTGAATCTGCTGAAATTATCGGCTGGGTACACGAGGTCCGCGATCTCGGAGGACTGACGTTCTTCCTGATCCGCGACCGGACCGGCATCATCCAGGTGACCATCCCGAAGAAGAAAGTCCCGGCCGAGATCGTCGAGGCAGCCCGGGACGTCTCACGGGAGTCCGTGGTCAGGGTCCAGGGCAAGGTCAAAGCGATCGCGAAAGCACCCGGGGGACGTGAGATCGTCCCTGAAGAACTCGAGATCATCAGCGTCGCAGAAAGCCCGCTCCCGCTCGATGTTGCCGAGAAGGTGCCTGCCGAGATGGACACCAGGATCGACTCCCGGTTCCTGGACGTGAGAAAACCGCGTGTCCGCGCTATCTTTGCCATCCGCTCGACGGTGACCTGTGCCGCGACCGAGTTCCTCCACTCCCGGGGCTACATCAATATCACCACCCCGAAGATCGTCGCCGCCGCCACCGAGGGCGGTACCGAACTCTTCCCGATCGCCTACTTCGAGAAAGAGGCGTTCATGAACCAGAGCCCGCAGCTCTACAAGCAGATGATGATGGCGGCGGGTTTCGAGAAAGTCTTTGAGATCGGCCCAATCTTCCGCGCCGAGGAGCACAACACCGTCCGGCACCTCAACGAGGCCACGTCGCTTGACGTGGAGGCTTCGTTTGCCGACCACAACGACGTCATGGAACTCCTCGAAGACCTGATCGTCTACGTCTACGAGGCTGTCGCGAAGACCTGCGGCGAGCACCTGGCGGAACTGGACGTCGACCTCGCGGTCCCAAAGAAGCCCTTCCCGAGGATCCCCTACGCTGAGGCGATCGAGATCGCGAATGCGACCATCGAGGAGAAACTCGCCTTCGGCGACGATCTCTCCCCGGCGGCCGAGCGGGCGATCGGCAACGAGATCGGCCAGCACTACTTCGTTGTCGACTGGCCCACTGATATCAGGCCCTACTACGCGATGCCCTACCCTGACAGGCCCGAGTTCTGCAAAGCGTTTGACCTGATGCACCCCAGGATGGAACTCTCCTCCGGCGCCCAGCGTATCCACGATCACGACCTCCTGGTGGAGCGGATCCGCGCGAAGGGTCTTGCGCCCGAGGCCTTCGAGTTCTACTTAAAAGCGTTCCGCTACGGCATGCCCCCGCACGCCGGGTGGGGGCTCGGTATCGAGCGCCTGGTGATGACGATGCTCGGTCTTGGGAATATCCGCGAGGCAGTACTCTTTCCGCGTGACCGACATAGACTGACTCCATGA
- a CDS encoding class I adenylate-forming enzyme family protein has translation MPNCTTFLDANAHNPKKPALVVPSRGETYTYADLRDRISRVGRGLLDLGIEHGDRVCIYLESSPEYLISYLALWRIGAVAVPTNRVYREDEVLYAVRNAGATAVITDAEGAALVGRIRGRASTLRHVIPVGGETWANLLSAPADLRAANCRFDDLCQIQYTSGTTGKPKGAMLTHGNWIAAMDAERDVLGITADDVYLGIYPMGHVGISWGLSTLRAGGTYVVMERFDLDRYLDLAREYRATVVAGMPPVIHSLIQTPPGTETALATVRVMISGGGPLMPGVWKPFHERFGIPVVNAYGLSETIVVGTGTAIRPEHYATADEFRSVGTPVGFSEVKIVDADDPGRELGTGEDGEIALRGPAVASGYWQMPEETAAVFLPDGWFLTGDVGHLDEDGMLYITDRKKDMIVMSGWKVYPTEVENVLVQHPGVRDAAVFGCPDERRGEIPVAVVIPASENGIAPDDIISFSRDHLAGYKVPRRVIIADDIPRVNGWKLLRKRLREEYCRSGA, from the coding sequence ATGCCGAACTGTACAACCTTTCTCGACGCCAACGCCCATAACCCCAAAAAGCCCGCTCTCGTCGTCCCCTCCCGGGGAGAGACCTACACCTACGCCGACCTCCGCGACCGGATCTCCCGGGTCGGACGCGGCCTCCTCGACCTCGGGATCGAGCACGGGGACCGGGTCTGCATCTACCTGGAGAGTTCGCCTGAGTACCTCATCAGTTACCTCGCCCTCTGGCGCATCGGCGCCGTCGCGGTCCCGACAAACCGGGTCTACCGGGAGGACGAGGTCCTCTATGCCGTCCGCAACGCAGGAGCGACGGCCGTCATCACCGACGCAGAGGGGGCGGCCCTCGTCGGCCGCATCAGGGGCCGGGCGTCGACCCTCCGGCACGTCATCCCCGTCGGCGGGGAGACCTGGGCGAACCTCCTCAGTGCGCCGGCCGACCTCCGTGCGGCCAACTGCCGGTTCGACGACCTCTGCCAGATCCAGTACACCTCAGGCACCACCGGGAAGCCGAAGGGCGCCATGCTCACCCACGGCAACTGGATCGCGGCCATGGACGCCGAACGGGACGTCCTCGGGATCACCGCAGACGACGTCTACCTCGGGATCTACCCGATGGGGCATGTCGGGATAAGCTGGGGGCTCTCCACCCTCCGGGCGGGCGGGACCTACGTCGTCATGGAGCGGTTCGACCTCGACCGCTACCTCGACCTCGCCCGTGAATACCGGGCCACGGTCGTCGCCGGGATGCCGCCGGTGATCCACTCCCTCATCCAGACCCCGCCCGGGACCGAGACGGCGCTTGCCACCGTCAGGGTGATGATCAGCGGCGGCGGCCCCCTGATGCCCGGTGTCTGGAAACCCTTCCACGAGCGGTTCGGGATCCCGGTCGTCAACGCCTACGGCCTCTCCGAGACGATCGTCGTCGGGACCGGGACCGCCATCCGCCCCGAACACTACGCGACCGCCGACGAATTCAGGAGCGTCGGCACGCCGGTCGGGTTCTCGGAGGTGAAGATCGTCGACGCCGACGACCCCGGCCGGGAACTTGGGACCGGCGAAGACGGCGAGATCGCCCTCCGGGGCCCGGCGGTGGCCTCCGGCTACTGGCAGATGCCTGAGGAGACCGCGGCCGTCTTCCTCCCGGACGGCTGGTTCCTGACCGGCGATGTCGGCCACCTGGATGAGGACGGGATGCTCTACATCACCGACCGGAAGAAGGACATGATCGTCATGTCAGGCTGGAAGGTCTACCCGACCGAGGTCGAGAACGTCCTCGTCCAGCATCCGGGCGTCCGCGACGCGGCGGTCTTCGGGTGCCCGGACGAGCGCCGGGGCGAGATCCCGGTGGCAGTGGTGATCCCCGCCTCCGAGAACGGTATCGCGCCCGACGATATCATATCCTTCTCCCGCGACCACCTCGCAGGCTACAAGGTCCCCCGCCGGGTCATCATCGCCGACGATATCCCGCGGGTGAACGGGTGGAAACTCCTCCGGAAGCGCCTCAGGGAAGAGTACTGCAGATCCGGCGCATAG
- a CDS encoding methionine synthase: MRLMSRLLPTTVVGSYPVVKGSGIFALVDPLKHAVEVAVADQVAAGIDIISDGQVRGDMIRAFTSRLPGIRGSSVVGKVQPARQPITVGDTKYALSRHPKVKGILTGPSTLAHGLAVETPFYRNKDELVLDLAQALAVEAAYLESAGVTVLQVDEPIFSTGAANIAVGLEAVNAIVARLRIPVCLHVCGGLSAVIDDVLQANVAIFDFEFANNPGNLDLLSEKDLRGRMIGYGCVDSADPAVESVETIRKRIEAGVDVFSPEAMLIDPDCGLRMQSRDAALGKLKNMVAAAGMVRVGYTS; this comes from the coding sequence ATGAGACTGATGAGCAGACTCCTGCCCACCACGGTGGTCGGGAGCTACCCGGTGGTGAAAGGCTCGGGGATTTTTGCCCTCGTGGACCCGCTGAAACACGCGGTGGAGGTAGCGGTCGCCGACCAGGTCGCGGCCGGGATCGATATCATCTCCGACGGCCAGGTCCGGGGTGACATGATCCGGGCCTTCACCTCCCGTCTCCCCGGCATCCGGGGGTCTTCGGTCGTCGGGAAGGTCCAGCCCGCCCGGCAGCCCATCACGGTCGGGGATACAAAATACGCCCTCTCCCGGCACCCGAAGGTGAAAGGGATCCTCACCGGTCCAAGCACGCTTGCGCACGGTCTTGCCGTCGAGACTCCGTTCTACCGGAACAAGGACGAACTGGTCCTGGACCTTGCCCAGGCGCTCGCGGTCGAGGCGGCGTACCTGGAGTCGGCCGGGGTCACGGTCCTCCAGGTCGATGAACCCATCTTCTCCACGGGAGCCGCAAACATCGCCGTCGGCCTTGAGGCGGTGAACGCGATCGTCGCCCGGCTCAGGATCCCGGTCTGCCTCCACGTCTGTGGGGGTCTGTCAGCGGTCATTGACGACGTCCTCCAGGCGAACGTCGCGATATTTGACTTTGAGTTCGCCAATAACCCGGGGAACCTCGACCTGCTCTCAGAGAAGGACCTGCGCGGCCGGATGATCGGTTACGGCTGCGTGGACTCGGCAGACCCTGCCGTTGAGAGCGTCGAGACTATCAGGAAGCGTATCGAGGCCGGGGTCGACGTCTTCTCGCCTGAGGCCATGCTCATCGACCCCGACTGCGGCCTGCGGATGCAGTCGCGGGATGCGGCGCTTGGAAAACTGAAGAATATGGTTGCCGCAGCAGGAATGGTCCGGGTCGGGTATACCAGTTAG
- a CDS encoding RAD55 family ATPase, protein MADRTRRSTGIAGLDLALDGGFPPSTRVIVSGSPLSGLELLAGQFWETGDRGGTYLMIDTVPQEGMTDARGMDPAALAGAMQGDRIVVDSLSTLVLEWGVDVATGLILDDTREVIGRGATIVYLLYTGLHSPAEEVRMMRAADIFITLRHQIHGNEFERTLAIEKFKDANVPQRVIPYHIVAKGLELSTTSRVV, encoded by the coding sequence GTGGCAGACAGAACCAGACGTTCAACAGGAATCGCGGGCCTGGACCTTGCACTCGACGGCGGGTTCCCGCCGAGCACCCGCGTCATCGTCTCCGGCTCCCCCTTAAGCGGCCTTGAACTCCTGGCAGGGCAGTTCTGGGAGACAGGAGACCGGGGCGGAACGTACCTTATGATTGATACCGTGCCGCAGGAGGGGATGACCGACGCACGGGGCATGGACCCCGCGGCACTCGCCGGAGCCATGCAGGGAGACCGGATCGTCGTGGACTCCCTCTCCACGCTGGTCCTGGAATGGGGGGTCGACGTGGCCACCGGCCTCATTCTCGATGACACCCGCGAGGTCATCGGACGGGGGGCGACCATCGTCTACCTCCTCTACACCGGTCTCCACAGCCCCGCCGAGGAGGTTCGGATGATGCGTGCGGCCGATATCTTCATCACCCTCAGGCACCAGATCCACGGCAACGAGTTCGAGCGGACGCTCGCCATCGAGAAATTCAAAGACGCAAACGTGCCACAACGGGTGATCCCGTACCACATCGTCGCAAAGGGTCTTGAACTCTCGACGACGAGCAGGGTGGTCTAA
- a CDS encoding pyruvoyl-dependent arginine decarboxylase, which yields MFVPTKCFFTKGVGIHKDKLASFELALRQAGIEKYNLVYVSSIFPPNCQLVSREEGLQHLSPGSIVYVVMARNETNEPSRLVSAAIGHAMPKESNTYGYLSEHHAFGETAEVSGEYAEDLAATMLATTLGIEFDPDRAWQEREQTYKASGRIISTTHTCQSAEGVMDGRWTTVISAAVFL from the coding sequence ATGTTCGTTCCGACCAAGTGTTTCTTTACAAAGGGTGTGGGCATCCACAAAGACAAACTGGCATCGTTTGAGCTGGCCCTCAGGCAGGCGGGCATCGAGAAGTACAACCTGGTCTACGTCTCGAGTATATTCCCCCCGAACTGCCAGCTGGTCTCGAGGGAGGAGGGCTTACAGCACCTCTCGCCAGGCAGTATCGTCTACGTCGTCATGGCCCGGAATGAGACCAATGAACCGAGCAGGCTTGTCTCTGCCGCCATAGGCCACGCGATGCCGAAGGAGAGCAACACCTACGGCTACCTCTCCGAGCACCATGCTTTCGGGGAGACGGCAGAGGTCTCGGGCGAATACGCCGAAGACCTCGCGGCAACTATGCTCGCCACCACGCTCGGCATCGAGTTCGATCCTGACCGGGCATGGCAGGAGCGGGAACAGACCTACAAGGCCAGCGGCCGGATCATCAGCACGACCCATACCTGCCAGTCGGCGGAAGGGGTCATGGATGGCCGCTGGACAACGGTCATCTCCGCGGCAGTCTTCCTCTGA
- a CDS encoding S41 family peptidase has product MLFLVLALVQPACAGLYTDSCGMVWTDTCVPFERDNETAYYEELAASFAPIADNLTEAPDLGNLSWSDAFSEMCTYMEERYAFTEWRGVDWDLLYATYAPGIADAEKSQDAAAYYRTLREFASAIPDGHVIILSPDDFGAKYADIGGGYGFAVARLDSGEVIATYVADGSDAEKAGIRFGDEVVSWNGRPVGEAIDATSIIWAPIKPSTTEGILLQKQRFLTRAPVGAGVTVGIAAPEDSAPRTVNLTAAEDGYDTLTRTSIFLGREANDVEAGTGAELKAMISNDTVTCRTLSGGIVYIAIYEEAYDAYQPFRAAVKDAIAKDAPGIVIDLRFNRGGDDNLGSALAAWFVDRPVFYEYGTSYDPGTGEFPVLWESWTQPRPDRYMGPVAVLVSPYTISTGEGLPKVFAGSGTGAIVSWYGTNGAFGIVSPGPVLPPRDHDSLPGGRVAR; this is encoded by the coding sequence ATGCTGTTCCTGGTTCTCGCTCTCGTGCAGCCGGCATGCGCCGGGCTGTACACCGACTCGTGCGGGATGGTATGGACGGATACCTGCGTTCCGTTCGAGCGGGACAACGAGACGGCCTACTATGAGGAACTTGCCGCGTCCTTTGCGCCCATCGCGGACAACCTGACAGAGGCGCCCGATCTCGGCAACCTCTCCTGGAGCGACGCCTTCAGCGAGATGTGCACCTATATGGAGGAGCGCTACGCCTTCACGGAGTGGCGCGGCGTCGACTGGGATCTGCTCTACGCGACGTATGCCCCCGGGATCGCGGATGCCGAGAAGAGCCAGGATGCTGCCGCGTACTACCGCACACTCCGTGAGTTTGCGTCCGCCATCCCGGACGGGCATGTCATAATCCTCTCTCCCGATGACTTCGGGGCGAAGTATGCCGATATCGGCGGAGGCTACGGGTTTGCCGTCGCGAGGCTTGACTCGGGCGAGGTGATCGCGACCTACGTCGCGGACGGGAGCGATGCAGAGAAGGCGGGGATCCGGTTCGGCGATGAGGTGGTCTCCTGGAACGGCCGGCCGGTCGGGGAGGCGATCGACGCGACATCGATCATCTGGGCCCCGATCAAGCCTTCGACCACTGAAGGAATCCTCCTCCAGAAGCAGCGGTTCCTGACCCGGGCGCCGGTTGGAGCCGGGGTGACCGTCGGGATAGCCGCTCCGGAAGATTCGGCCCCCCGCACGGTCAACCTGACCGCGGCGGAGGACGGCTACGACACCCTCACCCGGACGAGCATCTTCCTCGGCCGCGAGGCGAACGACGTGGAGGCCGGGACGGGGGCGGAACTCAAAGCGATGATCTCGAACGACACTGTGACCTGCCGGACCCTCTCCGGGGGCATTGTCTATATAGCGATATACGAAGAGGCCTACGATGCGTACCAGCCTTTCAGGGCGGCGGTGAAGGACGCGATCGCGAAGGACGCTCCTGGCATCGTCATCGACCTCCGGTTCAACAGGGGCGGGGATGACAACCTGGGATCCGCCTTAGCAGCCTGGTTCGTGGACCGGCCGGTCTTCTATGAATACGGCACCTCGTACGACCCCGGGACCGGGGAGTTTCCGGTCCTCTGGGAGTCCTGGACACAGCCCCGGCCCGACCGCTACATGGGCCCAGTCGCGGTCCTCGTCAGCCCGTATACCATCAGCACGGGCGAGGGTCTCCCGAAGGTCTTTGCCGGGTCCGGGACTGGTGCGATCGTCTCGTGGTACGGAACGAACGGCGCGTTCGGTATTGTGTCGCCCGGACCGGTGCTGCCCCCCCGGGATCATGACAGCCTTCCCGGCGGGCGCGTCGCTCGATGA
- a CDS encoding CDC48 family AAA ATPase, with protein sequence MPEIYLKVDSAYPEDQGAGKARLDPDTMLQLRLSPGDLVLIEGKRPTVAKVWRAMVNDWHQGKVRIDNFTRLNTGASIGDRVKIRTLDEEVEAKRVVLAPPEDLPKQLPINFSNAVNKLIDFPVMKNDSVPIQAGLPFMQPQLVAFKAVMIEPENAVIITRNTKIEFSEKPAAGFEGVKRISYEDIGGLKGELQRVRETIELPMRHPEIFRKLGIEPPKGVLLYGPPGTGKTLIAKAVASESGAHFISIAGPEVISKYYGESEQRLREVFEEARQNAPAIIFIDELDSIAPRREEVTGEVERRVVAQLLTMMDGLEERGQVVVIGATNRLDAIDPALRRPGRFDREIEIGVPPEDDRAQVLQIHTRGMPLADDVDIGYIAQQTHGFVGADLAALAREAAIKALRRYLPEIDMEAEEIPPETLEKMEVVSKDFREALRDVGPSAMREILLEVPHTSWEDVGGLTEAKQEIREAVEYPLTRRERFDDLGIEPPKGVLLYGPPGTGKTLIAKAIASESGANFVPVKGPQLLSKWVGESERAVREVFKKARQVAPSIIFFDELDALAPARGGGSESRVIESVLNQILTEIDGLEELRGVVVMGATNRPDMVDPALLRPGRFDRLVYIGEPGRDDRAKILAIHTRYMPIEGSAIEELVEITKGLSEDELEDLMLAAGTDGHVSVEDVKTRRAAIATSSDEGLQRYLRRKKIVDLLVQNEVNLDDPVRDRLLTDIATNTEGFVGSDLEGLCREAAMLAMREGAPLVNSSHFDRAREKVHATMNERVRQYYAKVQQHFKGGLPKEVQPPEYQ encoded by the coding sequence ATGCCCGAGATATACTTGAAAGTAGATAGCGCTTATCCGGAGGATCAGGGCGCGGGCAAGGCACGGCTTGACCCTGATACCATGCTGCAGCTCAGGCTCAGCCCGGGGGATCTCGTCCTTATCGAAGGCAAGCGCCCGACCGTGGCCAAGGTCTGGCGTGCCATGGTGAACGACTGGCACCAGGGTAAGGTCAGGATCGATAATTTCACCCGGCTCAACACCGGTGCCAGCATCGGGGACCGGGTAAAGATACGGACGCTGGACGAGGAGGTCGAGGCGAAACGGGTGGTGCTCGCGCCCCCGGAGGACCTCCCGAAACAGCTCCCCATCAACTTCAGCAACGCCGTCAACAAACTGATCGACTTCCCGGTCATGAAGAACGATTCCGTGCCGATCCAGGCTGGCCTCCCGTTCATGCAGCCCCAGCTTGTCGCGTTCAAGGCCGTGATGATCGAGCCTGAGAACGCGGTGATCATCACCAGGAACACCAAGATCGAGTTCTCCGAGAAGCCGGCAGCCGGGTTTGAGGGGGTCAAGAGGATCAGTTACGAGGATATCGGCGGCCTCAAAGGCGAGCTCCAGCGGGTCCGCGAGACGATCGAACTCCCCATGCGCCACCCGGAGATCTTCAGAAAACTCGGGATCGAGCCTCCGAAGGGCGTTCTCCTCTACGGCCCCCCCGGGACGGGAAAGACCCTGATCGCAAAGGCGGTCGCAAGCGAGAGCGGGGCACACTTCATCTCGATTGCAGGGCCTGAGGTGATATCGAAGTACTACGGCGAGAGCGAACAGCGGCTCCGCGAGGTCTTCGAGGAGGCCCGGCAGAACGCGCCCGCCATCATCTTTATCGACGAACTCGATTCTATCGCCCCCCGGCGCGAGGAGGTGACGGGAGAGGTCGAACGGCGTGTGGTGGCCCAGCTCCTTACGATGATGGACGGGCTTGAGGAACGGGGGCAGGTCGTGGTGATCGGGGCCACGAACCGGCTCGACGCCATCGACCCGGCCCTCCGCCGTCCGGGACGGTTCGACCGCGAGATCGAGATCGGGGTTCCGCCTGAGGACGACCGGGCCCAGGTACTCCAGATCCACACCCGCGGTATGCCGCTTGCCGACGACGTGGATATCGGCTACATCGCCCAGCAGACCCACGGGTTTGTCGGGGCAGACCTCGCCGCCCTTGCCCGTGAGGCAGCAATCAAGGCGCTCCGGCGCTACCTCCCCGAGATCGATATGGAGGCGGAGGAGATCCCGCCCGAGACCCTCGAGAAGATGGAGGTCGTGAGCAAGGACTTCCGCGAAGCCCTCCGCGACGTGGGCCCGAGCGCCATGCGGGAGATCCTCCTCGAGGTTCCCCACACCTCCTGGGAGGACGTCGGCGGGCTTACGGAGGCAAAGCAGGAGATCCGCGAGGCGGTGGAGTACCCGCTCACCCGGCGTGAACGGTTTGACGACCTCGGGATCGAGCCCCCGAAGGGTGTCCTCCTCTACGGCCCGCCCGGGACGGGAAAGACCCTGATCGCAAAGGCGATCGCAAGCGAGAGCGGGGCGAACTTCGTGCCGGTCAAGGGTCCCCAGCTCCTCTCGAAATGGGTCGGGGAGAGCGAGCGGGCGGTCCGCGAGGTCTTCAAGAAGGCCCGGCAGGTGGCGCCGTCCATCATCTTCTTCGACGAGCTGGACGCTCTCGCTCCCGCCCGGGGCGGGGGTTCCGAGTCGCGCGTCATCGAGAGCGTCTTAAACCAGATCCTGACCGAGATCGACGGTCTCGAGGAACTCCGGGGCGTGGTGGTGATGGGCGCGACGAACCGGCCCGATATGGTCGACCCGGCGCTGCTCCGGCCTGGGCGGTTTGACCGGCTCGTCTACATCGGCGAGCCCGGTCGGGACGATCGGGCGAAGATCCTCGCGATCCATACCCGCTACATGCCGATTGAAGGCTCTGCTATAGAGGAACTCGTCGAGATAACGAAGGGTCTCTCTGAGGACGAACTCGAAGACCTGATGCTGGCTGCCGGGACCGATGGCCACGTGAGCGTCGAAGACGTGAAGACCCGCCGTGCCGCGATTGCGACGAGCAGTGACGAGGGGCTCCAGCGTTACCTCCGGCGGAAGAAGATCGTCGACCTCCTCGTCCAGAATGAGGTGAACCTCGACGATCCCGTGCGGGACCGTCTTCTTACGGATATCGCGACCAATACCGAGGGGTTCGTCGGGTCAGACCTCGAGGGGCTCTGCCGGGAGGCGGCCATGCTCGCCATGCGGGAGGGCGCCCCCCTCGTGAACTCCTCCCACTTTGACCGGGCACGGGAGAAGGTGCACGCGACGATGAACGAGCGGGTGCGGCAGTACTACGCGAAGGTGCAGCAGCACTTCAAGGGCGGGCTCCCGAAAGAAGTGCAGCCGCCTGAATACCAGTGA